From a single Nicotiana tomentosiformis chromosome 2, ASM39032v3, whole genome shotgun sequence genomic region:
- the LOC138904961 gene encoding putative expansin-B2, translating into MAANFPQCLFLLIFAAFCSYLVRFSSCQPSGYSQAVATFYENPTSPGSGGACGLENDVASAPYNAMITAGNQALFKQGSGCGACYQVLCTQDQNPHCSGNPITVTLTDECPGACNNDPVHFDISGIAFEKLAKTGEASQLYNAGRISNFLPKVDKGSNPNFFAVTSEAVDGDGDLSLVEIQTSSSSWVPMQRMIGATWSVGIQPDTQKPPFSLRLTSETKQSVTAPNVIPDGWQPRSIYKSNVNFPNNL; encoded by the exons ATGGCTGCAAATTTTCCTCAGTGTCTTTTCCTTTTGATTTTTGCAGCTTTTTGCTCGTATTTAGTTAGATTTTCCTCTTGCCAACCAAGCGGTTATTCACAAGCTGTTGCAACTTTTTATGAAAATCCTACTAGTCCTGGGAGTG GTGGAGCATGTGGGCTCGAAAACGATGTAGCAAGCGCTCCCTATAATGCAATGATAACGGCGGGAAATCAAGCTCTTTTTAAGCAAGGCTCTGGATGTGGTGCATGCTACCAG GTGTTGTGCACCCAAGACCAAAATCCGCATTGTTCAGGGAATCCAATAACAGTAACCCTTACAGATGAGTGCCCTGGAGCATGCAATAATGATCCGGTTCACTTCGATATAAGTGGAATTGCATTTGAAAAATTGGCAAAGACAGGTGAAGCTTCACAACTATATAATGCAGGAAGAATCTCGAATTTTTTACCAAAG GTGGACAAAGGCTCCAATCCTAATTTCTTCGCAGTTACATCTGAAGCAGTAGATGGAGATGGTGACCTTTCTTTAGTTGAAATCCAAACAAGCAGTTCGAGTTGGGTACCAATGCAGCGAATGATTGGGGCAACTTGGAGTGTTGGCATACAACCAGATACACAGAAACCTCCTTTTTCTCTTAGACTTACTTCAGAAACAAAGCAGAGTGTCACTGCTCCAAATGTCATTCCAGACGGTTGGCAACCAAGATCAATTTACAAATCAAATGTCAATTTTCCCAATAATTTATAG